Genomic window (Egicoccus halophilus):
AAGGCCGCACAGGCGGCGCGGCACCGCGGTCCGACGTCAACGTGTGGAGTCGTGGACGAACTCAGCACTTCCACGACTCCACGGATGGGCCGCCAGGGGTCGGCGCCGCCGTGTCGAGGGCAACCGGGTCACGCCGCGTCGGTGGCGGTGACCCGGGCGACGGCGCGCGCGAGTACCTCGGGACGCTCGCGATGGATGCTGTGCCCGGCGCCCGGGACGACCTCGGCGGTGACCCGCGTGCCGTCGGTGAGCTCGTCGGCCGTCGCCGGGGCGAGCCAGCCGCCGTACCCGGGGTCGGCGACCAGCAGATGGACGCGTTCGCGCCACCGGTCGCCGTCGGCACGCACGTCCCACGGGTCGTTGTCGTCGAGGACGGCGTCGACGACGTCGGGCGTCACCCGCCGGGCCGCGAGCACCTTGCGCGAGACGTCCCGTGGGTGCCAGGCGGGATGGGCCTCGGCGACGGCGTCCGTGTCGAGCTCACCGACGTCGAGGCGCTGCTCGACGCGCAGACGACGGTGGTCGTCGCCGGTCAGGTGCAGGACCGGGTCGACCAGCACGGCCGCGGGAGCCAGTTGCTGCTCGGCGAGCAGGTGGGCGGCGACGGCACCGCCCAGGGAATGGCCGACCAGCAGCTCCCACCGGTCACCGAGCAGGGCGACGTCGGCGGCGAACGCGGCGATGCGGTGGTCGGCCCCCGGTGGGCTCAACCCGTGGCTGCGGAGGTCGGGCGCCAGCACCATCCAACCGTCGGTGGCGAGCTCGGACGCGAGACGCCACCAGCTCGTGCCGTCGGAACCGAGGCCGTGCAGCAACAGTGCGCGGCGGCGACCGGTCGGATTCCACAGGTGGGTGTTGAGCCGGACCGCCGGCGGCTGCTCGCCCATGCGGCTCAGACCTGCCCGGGCGGCAGCAGCCCCATGGCCTGCTTGGCGCGCTCGAGCGTCGGGGCGGCGATCGCGCGGGCGCGCTCGGCACCGCGTTCGAGCAGTGCGGCGACCTCGCCGGGGTCGGCTTCGAGCTCGCGATAGCGGTCCTGGAACGGGCGCAGACGCTCGACGACCGCATCGGCGACGGCCTGCTTGAACGGTCCGTAGCCGCCCCCGTCGTACGTGGCGGCGAGCTTGTCGATCGGGTCCCCGGTGGCGCCGGCGAGGATCTCGAGCAGGTTCGACACGCCCGGCTTGTCGTCGCGGTCGTGGCGGATGTCGGTGGCCGAGTCGGTCACCGCGCTGCGGAACTTCTTCTCGATCTTCTTCGGGTCGTCGAGCAGTCGCACGATGCCCTTCTCCGACGACTGCGACTTCGACATCTTGCGCGTCGGGTCCTGCAGGTCCATCACACGCGAGCCGGCCTCCGGGTGCACCGCCTTGGGCAGGGTGAACACCTCGCCGAAGCGGTGGTTGAACCGCTGACCGATGTCGCGTGCCAACTCGATGTGATGGCGCTGGTCCTCGCCGACGGGCACCTCGTCGGCGGCGTAGAGCAGGATGTCGGCGGTCTGCAGGACGGGGTAGTCGAACAGTCCGACGCTGACCGACTCGCCGCGCCCCTCCGACTTCTCCTTGAACTGCGGCTGCTTGCGCAGTTCGCCGAAGCCGGCGACACAGTTGAACAGCCACGTGCACTCGGCGTGCTCGGAGAGGTGCGACTGCACGAACAGGATCGAGCGCTCCGGGTCGACACCGACGGCGAGCATCCCGGTCGCCAACTCGACGGTCCGTTGCCGCAACGTGGCCGGGTCGTGCTCGGCGGGCGAGGTCATCGCGTGCAGGTCGACCACGCAGTAGATGCACTCGGCGTCGTCCTGCATCGCCACCCAGTTCACCCACGCCCCCAGCAGGTTGCCGAGATGCGGGTCACCACTGGGCTGCATGCCGGAGAACACACGGGTCACGGGTCGGTCCCTGTTCGCGAGACGTGGAGTACGCCGGGACGGCGCGGGACGCGAAGGTAGCGCCGACGGATCGGCGGGCCGACGTCGCCTCCGAGGCGGGCGCGCCGCCGGTGGTTCAGGCCGACGGAGGAGGCGGCAGGGTCACGAGCGTCGTGTCGTCGTCCGGACAGACGCGCTCGGTGCTGGCCACGACCCGGTGACAGGCCGGACAGAACCCGGCGTCGTCGGCGAGCTGGTCATCCTCGGCGCCGTCGACCTGTTCGACCTCGGCGTCGTCGACCTCCTCGGTTTCGACGAACCGGCTGCGCAGGTTCGGGCCCGGCACGACCACGGTGTCGGCGAACTCCTCGGTGTGCATCGGCTCCTCCGGTTCGGCCACCAGTCTCGCAACATCGGCGCCGTGATGTCGCGGCCGTGTGGGCGGTCCCACCCGTCGCCCGTGGCGTCGGCGGCCCCCACGGCGTAGCTTCGCGGACGGGGAGCAGGCACCATTCATCGGGGAGCGCGTGGCCGGATGACGAGGATCGACCTGCCGGACCTGCGTACCGAGCACCTCCGGTTGCGACCGCCGCGGGAGGACGACGTCCCGGCGATCGTCGCGTGCTGCCAGGACCCCGACATCCAGCGCTTCACCCGGGTGCCCTCGCCGTACACGACCACCGACGGTCAGCGCTGGGTGACGTTCTGCCGTGACGGTCTCGTCCGTGGGACCGGCGCCCACCTGCTCGCCGTCGATGCCGACGACGACACGCGGGTGCTCGGCGCGATCGGTCTCGACGTGGACCGGGTGGACGACAGCGGGGAGGCCGGGTACTGGATCGCACCCGATGCGCGCCGGCAGGGGGTCGCCAGCAACGGCTGTCGGCTGCTGATCCGATTCGGTTTCGAGGAGTTGGGACTGGCCTACATCGGCCTGCACGCGGCCGCGACGAATCCGGGATCCAACGCGGTCGCCCGCGCGCTGGGCTTCACGCACGAGGGGACCTTGCGCTCGGCGATGCGCGACGGCCCCTCGGGTGACCGGTCGGCGCCCCGTTGCGACGCCAACGTCTGGGGCCTGCGGCCCGGGGAGCTGCTCGACCGGGGCCGGCACCCCGCCTGACCGATCGGACCGAGGTGGCACGACGTTGCGCAAGACGTCGACGATCGGTCACCTTGAGCACATGCGCCCGTGGCCGACATCGGGGAGAGTTCGACGGTCGCACGAGGCGACCCACGGGGAAAGCGAAAGGAGAGGTGATGACCCAGGACGCGCAGAGCCGCCCGGTCACCTACCCGCCACACGTCGTGGCACAGTGCCTGGCCGACCTCGGCTAGACGGCACCCCACACGACGTGCCACATGCGTAGCGCCGCGCCCGGTTCCGGGCGCGGCGCTGTTGCGAATTCAGAGCATGTCGGCGACGGCGTCGCGCTCCTGCTGCAACTCGTCGACCGACGCCTGCAACTTCTGCTGGGCGAAGTCGGACAGCTCGAGTCCCTGCACGATCTCGTAGGTGCCGTTGCCGTCGGTGGTGACGGGGAAGCCGGAGATCAGGCCCTCCGGCACGCCGTAGGAGCCGTCGGACGGGATCGCCATGGACACCCAGTCGCCGTCGGCGGTGGGCTTGCCGCCACACCAGTTGGCGACGTGGTCGACCAGCGCGCTGGCGGCCGATGCGGCCGACGACGCGCCGCGGGCGTCGATGATGGCCTTGCCGCGCTGCTGGACGGTGGTGAGGAACTCACCCTCGAGCCACTCGCGGTCGGTGATGACCTCGGTCGCCGGCCGACCGCCGATCCTGGCGTTGTCGAAGTCGGGGACCATGGTCGGCGAGTGGTTGCCCCACACGGCGAGGTTGGTGACCTCGGCGACCGGCACGCCGGCCTTCTTCGCCAGCTGCGACTTGGCGCGGTTCTCGTCGAGGCGCACCATGGCGGTGAAACGCTCGGCCGGCAGCCCTTCGGCGTTGGCGGCGGCGATCAGGGCGTTGGTGTTGGCGGGATTGCCGACGACGGCGACCTTGAGGTCCGACGCTCCGGCGGAGGCCAGCGCGGCGCCCTGTCCGGTGAAGATCTTGCCGTTGTCCTTGAGCAGGTCGGCGCGCTCCATGCCCGGACCGCGCGGCTTGGCGCCCACCAGGCAGGCGACGTTGACGCCGGCGAAGGCGGTCTCGGCCTGGTCGCTGAGCTCGATGCCGGCGAGCAGCGGGAACGCGGCGTCGTCGAGCTCCATCGCGACCCCCTCGAGCGCACCGAGTGCCGGGGGAACTTCGAGCAGGCGCAACTCGACGGGGGTGTCGGGACCGAACATCTGCCCGGAGGCGATGCGGAACAGCAGGGCGTAGCCGATCTGGCCGGCAGCACCGGTGACGGCGACACGGACGGGCGAGCTCATGGGTGCTCCTGGGAGTCGCGGGCGTGGTCTCGGGCGGCGGAACGTCCCGAGGGATCGCGGTTCCGGCAGCCTAGTGTCCGCAGACGTCTACGCTTCAGGCGAGCCCCGGACGGCAGAAGCATGAACTCGCTGCTGCAACGCCTCTTCGCCAGGATGTACGACCCGTGCATGGCGGCCGTCGAGCGCGCCGGTCTCGGTGAGCTCCGCGGAGCCCTGCTGGCCGACCTGTCGGGCGAGGTCGTCGAGATCGGTGCGGGCACGGGCGCCAACCTCGCCCACTACGGCGCGCAGGTACGACGCGTCGTCGCCGTCGAGCCGTCCCTCCCGATGGCCGACCGGCTGCGGCGACGGGCCGCGGACGGGCCGGACCACCTCGACGTCGAGGTGGTCACGGCACCGGCGGAGCGGCTGCCGCTGCCGGACGCGAGCGCCGACGTGGTGGTGTCGACGCTGGTGCTGTGCTCGGTACGCGACGTCGGTCGGACGCTCGCCGAGGCCCGGCGGGTCCTGCGCCCCCGGGGCCGGCTCGTCCTGCTCGAGCACGTCGCCGGCGAGGGCCGGCTGCTGCGTACGCAACGGTTGCTCCAGCCGGTGTGGTCGCCGCTGTCGGGCGGGTGCCACCTGACGCGGGATCCCGCCCCGGCGTTGGCGACGGCGGGGTTCGACACCGCCGGGGTGGACCGGGTCGAGCTGCCGATGCCCGCGTTGACGCGCCCCGGCCTCGTCGGCACCGCGATCGTCCCGCGCTGATCGGCGGTCGCGGCGCGACCGGCTGCTCGACGAGCAGCCCCCACAGGTCCGAGGGGCGGTCGCGGGCGACGAGCGAGCGTCGGCGAGCGCGACGATCGGGGTGGAGGGTGGGATCTGTGCCGTTCAGTGACGGAAGTGGCGGCGACCGGTGAACAGCATGGGGATGCCGTGCTCGTCGGCGGCGGCGATGACCTCGGCGTCGCGGACCGAGCCACCCGGCTGGACGATGGCGCGCACCCCGGCGGCAGCGGCCGCGTCGGGACCGTCACGGAACGGGAAGAACGCGTCGGAGGCGAGCACGCTGCCGGTGTGGCGGTCGCCGGCGCGCTCGACGGCGAGGCGGACCGAGTCGACCCGACTCATCTGTCCCGCGCCGACACCGACGACCTGCAGGTCCTTGGCGAGCACGATCGCGTTCGACTTGGTGTGCTTGCACGCGATCCAGGCGAAGCGCAGGTCGGCCAGCGTCGCCTCGTCGGGCTGCGCCTCGGTGACCACGCTCCACTCGTCGAACGGTTCGTCGCCGAGGTCACCGTCCTGGACGAGCAGGCCACCGGCGACCGCCCGCAGGTCCCGACCGGCACGAGGCCGATCGGCGGAGGGCATGCGCAGGATCCGCAGGTTGGCCTTGGTCCGCAGGACCTCGAGGGCCTCGTCGTCGTAGCCGGGCGCGACCACGACCTCGGTGAAGACCTCGACGATCCGGCGGGCGGTCTCGGCGTCGACGGGTCGGTTGACGGCGACGATGCCGCCGAAGGCGCTGACGGGGTCGCCTTCGAGGGCTCGGGCGTAGGCGGTGGGCAGCTCGTCGGCGACGGCGAAGCCGGCAGGGTTGGTGTGCTTGATGATGGCGACGGCCGGCTCGTCGACGTCGACCGCCAGCCCCCAGGCCGCGTCGGTGTCGAGCAGGTTGTTGTACGACAGTTCCTTGCCGTGCAACTGCTCGGCCGCACCGAGGCCGCCCTCACCGGGGTGGGTGTAGAACGCGGCGCCCTGGTGCGGGTTCTCGCCGTAGCGCAGCGTCGCCCGCCGCGGCAGCGACAGGCCGAGCTGGGTCGGGAACGGCTCGTCGCGCTGGAACCAGGCCGCGATCTCGGCGTCGTAGGCGGCGGTGTGCTGGAACGCCTTGGCGGCGAGTTCGCGCTTGAGCGAGAACGACAACCCGCCCTGTTCACGCAGCTCGACCAGGACCCGCTCGTAGTCGGCCGGGTCGACCAGCACGGCCACCGAGCCGTGGTTCTTGGCGGCCGCGCGGACCATGGTGGGACCGCCGATGTCGATCATCTCGACCACGTCGGGGTCACTGGCACCGGACGCCACGGTCTCGTGGAAGGGGTAGAGATTGACCACCACGAGGTCGATCGGATCGACGTCGAGCTCGTCGAGCTCTGCGACGTGGGCCGGATCGGTGCGGTCGGCGAGGATCCCCGCGTGCACGCGCGGGTGCAGCGTCTTGACCCGACCGTCGAGGCACTCGGGGAAGCCGGTGACCTCGGCGACACCGGTGACGGGGACCTCGGCGTCGCGCAACGTCTGTGCGGTCGAGCCGGTGGAGACGACCGTGACCCCGAGGGCGCGCAGTTCGCCGGCCAGGTCCGCCACACCGGTCTTGTCGTAGCAGCTGACCAGTGCCCGCCGTACCGGGGTGGGGGCGGGCGTCGGCATCGGGGTGTTCACGGCGTCTCCTCTCGGACGTGCACGACCCGGCCCTCGACGGCGACGAGGTCGTGACACAACAACTTCACACAGGCGGGTAGCAGCTCGTGCTCGACCGCCTTGATGCGTTCGTGGAGGGCGTCCTCGGTGTCACCGGCGACGACCTCGACCGCCCGCTGGGCGACGATGGGTCCGTGGTCGACCTGCTCGTCGACCAGGTGCACGGTGCAGCCGGTGACCTTGACGCCGTGGTCGAGGGCCTCGCGGACCGCGTGGGCGCCACGGAAGGCGGGCAGCAGTGACGGGTGGGTGTTGACCACCCGGTCGGGCCAGCCGGCGAGGAACGCGCCCGAGAGGATCCGCATGAACCCGGCGAGCACCACGACCTCGGGTCGGTGCGCCTCGACGTCGCGTCGCAGGGCCGCCTCCCAGGCCGTCCGGTCGGCGTGGTCGTCGAGCCCCTGGACCACGGTGGGGATGCCGCGTCCACGGGCGCGCTCGAGGCCGCCGGCATCGCGACGGTCGCTGCCGACGACGACCACCTCGCCGCCGAAGTCGGGGTCGGCATCGATGGCGTCGAGCAGGGCCTGCAGGTTGGTGCCACCGCCGGAGACGAGGACGGCGCATCGGGTCGACGGGCGCGACGCAGGCGGCACGGTGACTCCCCGGACATCTTCGTGTTCGACGGGCGGTCGGCGTGGCGCGTGCACCGCCGCCCACCACACGTTCGGCCGGGGCAACGGGTCGGACGCGACGTCGACCGGTCCACCCCCGCGACCGGGGGCGACGTCGGCCGAGCCTATCGAAGGTCCCGATGGGCGCGTCGCGCGCGCCGACTAGCATCCGAGGTCGCAGGCCGGGTGCGCACACGAGGGGGGCGGTTTGCGCGGCGACATGGCGCTGACCGCCCGCCTGTTGTTGCGCGCTTCGGGACTGGCCGGCGTGGTGGTCGCGCTCGGCGGCGTCCTGGCGGTGGTGGCAGCGACGCGACCGTGGTTCACGGCCGTGGCCGAGGTCGCGATGCTCGGTGTGGAGCAGAACCGGGCCGTGGCCGCGCTCACGGGGGTGCCCGACACGCCCGGGGGCTGGTTGACGCTGGCCGCCGGGCTCGTCGCGGTCGTCCTGGGGGCGGCGGCTGCGCTGGACCGGCCGCCCGCGAGCACGCGCACGGTCCTGCTCGGCTGTGCGCTGCTGCTGGTCTCGGCGGCCGGATGGGCCTGGGTGGGGCCTGGGCCGTCGCTGGCACGGGTGGCAGGGGGTGAGGGAGACCAACTGCTCGACCTGGCCGGCCGGCTGCCGAGCGGCGTGGACCTGCAGTTGTCGGTCCGGGCGGCGATGGGTCCGGTCCTCTCGGCCGTCGCGGCGGTGATGGTGGCCGTCGGCACATTGGCCGCCCGGGACCTGTAGCCTCCTTGGCCGTCCGTGCCGTCGGCAGTTCGCGCCCTGGTCCGGACCGCACTCCCCGTCGCCCAACCCCCGAGGTCCTCCGTGCCGCAGGGTCCGAGCCGCCGCTTGTCCCGTACCGCCCTGTCCGTGGTGACCGCGCTGGCCATCGGGGCCGCCGGCGTCCTGCCGGCCGCCGCGCAGCCGAGCTCGCAGGAGTTGCGGGGCGAGCGCGAACAGGTGCAGGAGCGCCTGGACGAGCTGATGATGCAGGTGGCGGAGGTCGTCGAGGACTACAACGAGGCCACGGTCGCGCTGGAGCTCGCCGAGGCCGAGCTGGCCGCGACCGAGCGTGAGCACGCCGGTCTGACCTCCGAGGTCGGCGAGCTGAGCGAGCTGGCCGAGGACCACGTCCGGCGGATCCACAAGCTCGGCCCCGGTCTCGAGCTGTCGTCGATCTTCGTGGCCGGCAACCCGACGGACGCCGGCGCCAAGGCGGCGACGTTGCGGCGGGTGCTGGCCGGCCAGCGTGCGGACCTCGAAGGTCTGGACGCGGCCCGGACGGCCATCGCCGCGACCGAGGAACGCCTCGACGAGCAGCGTGCCGCGGCGGTCGCGTCGGCCGAACAGGTCGCCGAGCGTCGCGAGCGGCTCGACCAGCGTGTGGCCGCCAACGAGACCGAGATCGCGGATCTCGAGCGCCGGATCCGCGCGGCCGAGGAGCGCGAGGAGGAGGAGCGTCGCCGCGCCGAGGAGGAGCGCCTCCGCCGCGAAGCGGAGGAGCGTGCCCGCCAGCAGGCCGAGGAACGTGCCCGCCAGCAGGCCGAGGAACGTGCCCGCCAGCAGGCCGAGGAGCGCGCCCGGCAGGAGGCGACCCGGGAGCGCGAGGCTGCCGCGCAGCCCTCGGAACCCGAACCCGAGCCGGCACCGGCACCGGCGCCCTCGTCGCCGCCGGCCGCTTCCGGCAACAGCGGCGGCAGCACCAACAGCGGCGGCAGCACCAACAGCGGCGGCAGCACCAACAGCGGCGGCAGCACCAACAGCGGCGGCAGCAACGGCAGCAGCAGTGGCGGCGGGAGCGGCGAGTCCACGCCCGCACCGGCACCCTCGACCCGCCGTTCCGCGCAGGCTGCGGTGGACACCGCCCTGGCACAGGTCGGCAAGCGCTACCAGTGGGGCGGCGGCGGACCCAACAGCTTCGACTGCTCGGGCCTGACCTCGTTCGCGTGGCGCGCCGCCGGCGTCGACATCACCCGCACGTCGCGCTCGCAGTACGCCGCGACCAAGCGGATCTCGCGCGGGGACCTGCAACCGGGCGACCTGATCTTCTACGGCCGCTCCGTCAGCGGCATCTCGCACGTCGCGATGTACGTCGGTGGCGGGCAGATCGTCGAGGCGCCGTACACCGGCGCCAACGTCCGCGTCCGCAGCGACGGCCTGTCGCGCAAGGACATCGTCGGGTACGGACGCCCCTGACGGACCCCGGTCCGCCGGCGTCAGGGTTCCGGCGTCGCGTCCAGGACGTCCCGAGCGAGCCGTTGCGCTTCCTCGAGGCGTCCCGCCTCGACGTACAGGCGGGTGCCCCAGTCCCCCGCCGACAGGATCCGGGTGTAGCGCCCGGAGCTCTTGTGCCACCACACGATGCCGGCCCGTTCGAGCACCTCGGCGATCCGTTCGGCGTGCTCGTCGGTGAACTGTCCGAGGTGGACGGTGCGTTTCTCGGCCATCAGGGCAGCTCTCCGGACGCCGTCGGTCCTCCGACGCTAGCGCCCGGATGCTTGACGGCCCGGCCACCCTCGGCGAGGGTTCGCCGTTCCGCGTCCGGGAGGGACGCGGAACGGGAACGGGACATGGGCCAGCTCGCTCGACCGACGCTGTCGCGACGCACCTACCTCGGCTACGCGGTCGGGTCGGTGGGCACCGGCGTGTTCGCGACCGTGCCGGGCCTGCTGTTGCTCACCTTCCTGGTCCGCCAGCTGCAGGTGCCGCCGGCCCTGGCGGGGCTGGTGATCCTGTTGCCGCGGCTGTGGGACGTGGTCACCGACCCACTGGTCGGGTCGCTGTCGGACCGGACCCGTTCCCGACTCGGGCCGCGTCGACCGTGGTTGCTGGCCGGCGCGCTCACCCTGCCGGTCGCGTTCGCGCTGCTGTTCCGCGTGCCCGAGCTCGCCGGCCGGCCGGCGGCCGTCTACGTGCTGGGCGTCTACGTGCTCGGTACGACCGCGTTCACGATCTTCCAGGTGCCCTACGTCGCCATGCCTGCCGAGATGACGCAGGACTACCACGAGCGCACGACCATCCTCTCCTGGCGGGTGGCCCTGCTGACCGTCGGCATCCTGCTCGCCGGTGGGCTTGCACCGGAGATCGTCGCCGCCGGCGGTGGTGGCCGGGACGGCTACGCCCGGATGGGCCTGGCCATCGGGGCCGTGCTGCTCACGGCGCTGCTGGCCTGTTTCCTCGGTACCCGTGCGGCCCCGGTCGCCGCGCCGGTCGCGACCACCGCCTCCTTCCGGCAGCAGCTGCGGGCCGCGGGCGACAACCGACCGTTCCTGCTGCTGTTGGCCTGCTTCGTGGTCCAGGCGCTCGGCATCGGCGCGATGCTCGCCGGTGTCGACTTCTTCGCTGCCTACGTGCTCGGGGACCCGGGACAGACCTCGATCCTGTTCGTGTGCCTGGTCGGCCCGGCGCTGGTGACCATGCCGCTGTGGGCGTGGGTGGGCCACCGTTTCGGCAAGCGCGCCGGCTGGGTCACCTGCTCGCTGGTGTTCGCCGCCGGCGGCCTGTCGCTCGTCACGGCGTCGCCGCAGCGGCTGTGGCTGGTCTACCTGCAGGTGGTCGTCATGGGTACCGCCTACGCCGGCACGCAACTGTTCCCGTTCGCGATGTTGCCGGACGCGATCAGCCTCGACACGGCCCGGTCCGGTCTGCGGCGCGCAGGTGCCCACACCGGCGTCTGGACCGCGGGCGAGAAGGGCGGCATGGCGATCGGGCCGGCCGTCTACGCCGGCATCCTCGCCCTGACGGGCTTCGTGGAGACCGAGTCGGGCGCGATCGTCGACCAACCGTCGTCCGCCGTCACCGGGGTACTCCTCGGGTTCGCCCTCGTGCCACCGCTGCTGGTGGTGTCCGGCCTGTGGTTCCTGCGCGGCTACGACCTCGACGCCGACACGGTCGCGGGGCTCCACGGGTCCGACGCTCCACCGCTCGCCCCGGGAGCCGTGCCCTATCCGTCCCCGCTGCCCGTTCCCGACGCACCCGACGCCCCTCGAGCCCCCGACGCCGACGTCGCACCCGACGCCGGCACCGATGCCGTCGACCGACCACCGGAGTCCCCGTGACGCTGCCCCACAGCGGCCTGCCCCGCGACGAGGTCTTCGCCCGCCTCGACGTCCTGCGCCGAGACGATCTCGACAGCCGGGGCGGGCGGACCTGGGCGTACGTCTACGACTCGGGCCGGGCCGAGGTCGACGAGGTGGCCGGGCAGGCCTACCTCGCCTTCCTGCACGAGAACGGGCTCGACCCGACCGTGTTCCCGAGCGTGCTGGCGATGGAGAACGACGTCGTGGGGATCGCGGTCACCCACCTCGGCGGGGACGAGCACGCGGTCGGCAGCTTCACCAGCGGCGGGACCGAGTCGTGCATGCTGGCCGTGAAGGCGGCCCGCGACCGGTTGCGCGAACGATCCGGCCCCGGACGCGCCCGGGTCGTGTTGCCCGACACCGCCCATGCGGCGTTCTCCAAGGCCGCCCACTACTTCGACCTCGAGGAGGTGCGCGTCGGGGTCGACCCGACGACGTTCGCGGCCGACGCCGCCGCGCTGACCGCCGCGATCGACGAGCGGACCGCCCTGGTCGTGGTGTCCGCACCGCAGTACGCCCACGGCGTGATGGACCCGGTCGAGGCGGTGGCCGCGGTCACCGCCGAGCGCGACGTGTGGTTGCACGTCGACGCCTGCATCGGCGGCTGGCTGCTCCCCTACGCCGCCCGCCTGGGGGTCGAGGTGCCGCCGTTCGACTTCCGTGTGCCCGGCGTCACCTCGATCTCGATGGACCTGCACAAGTACGCCTACTGCCCCAAGGGGGCGTCGGTGGTCCTCTACCGGGACGCCGATCTGCGCCGCCACCAGTTCTACGCCTGCGCGGACTGGTCCGGCTACACCGTGATCAACCCGACCATGCAGTCGACGAAGTCGGCCGGTCCGCTGGCGGCGGCATGGGCGACGCTGCACCACGTCGGCGACGACGGCTACCTCGACGTCGCCCGCCGCACGCAGGCGGCGACGCGACGGCTGATCGACGGCATCGCCGCGATCGACGGCCTCGAGGTGCTGGGCGACCCGCGGCTGAGCCTCGTGGCGGCGCACGCGCCGGCGTACGACGTGTTCGAGGTGGTCGACGAGATGAAGCGGCGCGGCTGGTACGTGCAGCCGCAGCTCGCCCACGGTGCCTCGCCCGCGAACGTGCACTTCTCGGTGACCGCCACCTCGGAGCAGGTGGTCGACGCCATGCTCGAGGACCTCGCCGCGGCCTGCGAGCACGCCCGCGGCATCGAGGTGTCCGACGAGCGGCGCACCTTCCTCGCCGCGCTGCGTGGCCTGGATCCCGACGCCTTCACCCCGGAGATGTACGCCGGGCTGCTGGCAGCTGCCGGCCTCGGGCGCGCCGCAAGCGGACCGAACGCTGGTGACGGTGCCGCCCTGCCACCGGACATGGCGACGATCAACGCGATGCTCGACGCGCTCCCCGCGGCGCTACGGGAACGGCTGTTGATCGCCTTCCTCGGCGAACTGTTCCGGCCGGCGCCCGGAGGCCGGGCCGACGCGGTCAGCCCCGGAGCAGGCTGAACAGGGCCAGCAGCAGCAGGGTGCCGATCACCGAGACCACGATCGACCCGAGACATCCGAGTCGATTCGAGTAGAAGCCGAACATGCTGTCCCCTCGTCGTGTACCGGGTGCAGGGAACCGGGCCGGCGGGGCGATCCCTCCCGCGCACCACCGCTGAAGGACGAGGGTCGTCCACCTCGCGGCCGCGGTCGGGGAACCGGCGGAGGTTCCCCGACCGTCGGCAGCCGGTACCGTCGCCACCCGGGGAGGAGCGGACGTGGGCGAGGTCGTCGCGACGGTGGTGCTGGTGCTGGTCGTCGCGGTGCTCGCCGGTGTCGTGTGGCGATCCCTGCAGCGC
Coding sequences:
- a CDS encoding alpha/beta fold hydrolase; the protein is MGEQPPAVRLNTHLWNPTGRRRALLLHGLGSDGTSWWRLASELATDGWMVLAPDLRSHGLSPPGADHRIAAFAADVALLGDRWELLVGHSLGGAVAAHLLAEQQLAPAAVLVDPVLHLTGDDHRRLRVEQRLDVGELDTDAVAEAHPAWHPRDVSRKVLAARRVTPDVVDAVLDDNDPWDVRADGDRWRERVHLLVADPGYGGWLAPATADELTDGTRVTAEVVPGAGHSIHRERPEVLARAVARVTATDAA
- the trpS gene encoding tryptophan--tRNA ligase, producing the protein MTRVFSGMQPSGDPHLGNLLGAWVNWVAMQDDAECIYCVVDLHAMTSPAEHDPATLRQRTVELATGMLAVGVDPERSILFVQSHLSEHAECTWLFNCVAGFGELRKQPQFKEKSEGRGESVSVGLFDYPVLQTADILLYAADEVPVGEDQRHHIELARDIGQRFNHRFGEVFTLPKAVHPEAGSRVMDLQDPTRKMSKSQSSEKGIVRLLDDPKKIEKKFRSAVTDSATDIRHDRDDKPGVSNLLEILAGATGDPIDKLAATYDGGGYGPFKQAVADAVVERLRPFQDRYRELEADPGEVAALLERGAERARAIAAPTLERAKQAMGLLPPGQV
- a CDS encoding GNAT family N-acetyltransferase, coding for MTRIDLPDLRTEHLRLRPPREDDVPAIVACCQDPDIQRFTRVPSPYTTTDGQRWVTFCRDGLVRGTGAHLLAVDADDDTRVLGAIGLDVDRVDDSGEAGYWIAPDARRQGVASNGCRLLIRFGFEELGLAYIGLHAAATNPGSNAVARALGFTHEGTLRSAMRDGPSGDRSAPRCDANVWGLRPGELLDRGRHPA
- a CDS encoding malate dehydrogenase, which produces MSSPVRVAVTGAAGQIGYALLFRIASGQMFGPDTPVELRLLEVPPALGALEGVAMELDDAAFPLLAGIELSDQAETAFAGVNVACLVGAKPRGPGMERADLLKDNGKIFTGQGAALASAGASDLKVAVVGNPANTNALIAAANAEGLPAERFTAMVRLDENRAKSQLAKKAGVPVAEVTNLAVWGNHSPTMVPDFDNARIGGRPATEVITDREWLEGEFLTTVQQRGKAIIDARGASSAASAASALVDHVANWCGGKPTADGDWVSMAIPSDGSYGVPEGLISGFPVTTDGNGTYEIVQGLELSDFAQQKLQASVDELQQERDAVADML
- a CDS encoding class I SAM-dependent methyltransferase — translated: MNSLLQRLFARMYDPCMAAVERAGLGELRGALLADLSGEVVEIGAGTGANLAHYGAQVRRVVAVEPSLPMADRLRRRAADGPDHLDVEVVTAPAERLPLPDASADVVVSTLVLCSVRDVGRTLAEARRVLRPRGRLVLLEHVAGEGRLLRTQRLLQPVWSPLSGGCHLTRDPAPALATAGFDTAGVDRVELPMPALTRPGLVGTAIVPR
- the purH gene encoding bifunctional phosphoribosylaminoimidazolecarboxamide formyltransferase/IMP cyclohydrolase, with the protein product MPTPAPTPVRRALVSCYDKTGVADLAGELRALGVTVVSTGSTAQTLRDAEVPVTGVAEVTGFPECLDGRVKTLHPRVHAGILADRTDPAHVAELDELDVDPIDLVVVNLYPFHETVASGASDPDVVEMIDIGGPTMVRAAAKNHGSVAVLVDPADYERVLVELREQGGLSFSLKRELAAKAFQHTAAYDAEIAAWFQRDEPFPTQLGLSLPRRATLRYGENPHQGAAFYTHPGEGGLGAAEQLHGKELSYNNLLDTDAAWGLAVDVDEPAVAIIKHTNPAGFAVADELPTAYARALEGDPVSAFGGIVAVNRPVDAETARRIVEVFTEVVVAPGYDDEALEVLRTKANLRILRMPSADRPRAGRDLRAVAGGLLVQDGDLGDEPFDEWSVVTEAQPDEATLADLRFAWIACKHTKSNAIVLAKDLQVVGVGAGQMSRVDSVRLAVERAGDRHTGSVLASDAFFPFRDGPDAAAAAGVRAIVQPGGSVRDAEVIAAADEHGIPMLFTGRRHFRH
- the purN gene encoding phosphoribosylglycinamide formyltransferase, with the protein product MPPASRPSTRCAVLVSGGGTNLQALLDAIDADPDFGGEVVVVGSDRRDAGGLERARGRGIPTVVQGLDDHADRTAWEAALRRDVEAHRPEVVVLAGFMRILSGAFLAGWPDRVVNTHPSLLPAFRGAHAVREALDHGVKVTGCTVHLVDEQVDHGPIVAQRAVEVVAGDTEDALHERIKAVEHELLPACVKLLCHDLVAVEGRVVHVREETP